A window of Oryza glaberrima chromosome 2, OglaRS2, whole genome shotgun sequence genomic DNA:
TAAAAACAACGAGGTGGTGAGATATAAAGCAAGGCTTGTAGCACAAGGTTTTACGCAAAAATCTGGCGTTGATTTCAACGAAACTTACTCTCCAGTTATGAGTGATATAACTTTCCGATATTTAATATCATTGGCAATACAAAATCGTCTATTTATGCAGTTGATGGACGTAGTGACAGCATATCTTTATGGGTCACTTGATTCTGATATTTACATGAAGGTTCCTGATGGAATCGACATCCCGAATCAGAAGGTAAATCGTAACATGTATTGTGTTAAGTTGCAGAAGTCATTTTATGGCTTAAAACAATCGGGCAGGATGTGGTACAACCAATTAAGTGAATTCCTTTCACTAAAGGGATACACTAAAAATGATGATTGCCCGTGCGTCTTCATCAAAAAGTCCCCCACAGGATTTTGTATTATCTCGGTATATGTCGATGATCTCAACATCATTGGCAATACACAAGATATTAATGAAGCACGTCATCATTTAAAGAcagaatttgagatgaaggatttgggtcaaACCAAATTTTGCTTAGGTCTACAACTTGAGCATTTACCTTCTGGAATCCTTGTGCACCAAAGTGCATATACCCAGAAAATTTTGGAAAAATTTAATATGGACAAGTCATATCCTTCCAAAACCTCTATGGTGGTTCGATCTCTAGACGTGGAGAAAGATCCATTTAGACCAAAGGAAGATGGTGAGGATGTGCTTGGACCTGATTTTCCATATCTTAGTGCTATTGGCGCACTCATGTATCTTGCAAATAGTACGAGACCAGATATTGCTTTCTCGGTAAATCTATTAGCAATATACAGCGCTGCTCCTACCAAATGCCATTGGACTGGAGTTAAGAATGTCTTTCGATATCTTAATGGCACAAGAGATCttggacttttctttaaaaagaactAGGATTCGACTTTAATTGGGTATACTGATGCTGGCTATCTATCTGATCCCCACAACGCCAGATCACAAACAGGATTCGTATTTTTACAAGGTGGAACTGCTATTTCATGGAAGTCTTCTAAACAGACTCTAGTAGCCACTTCCACAAATCATTCTgaaataattgcattatatGAGGTATCACGTGAATGTGTATGGCTTCGCAGAATGGTTAACCACATATTAACATCTTGTGGTATTGGTTCATTGGAATCACCTACCATTATCTATGAAGATAATGCCGCTTGTGTTGTTCATATGGAAACTGGTTATATTAAGAGCAACATCACTAAGCATATTGCtcctaaattattttatccTCATGAGCTTTAGCAACATGGAGAGATAAACATCTTGCAAACTAAGTCATGTGATAATCTTGCTGATTTATTCCCAAAATCTCTGCCATACTCCACATTCTTTAAATGTGTCGAAGGAATTGGTATGAGACGACTTAAAAATTTGCAGGATTCAGGGGGAGTATCTTCCTTTGGCAAATAACCTATTTTCGTCATATTatactctttttcctttgtatgaGTTTTACCCTTTAGGTTTTCTCATCCAAAGTTTTTAACGAGGTAATATCAACATAAGCTTATATGTCTTATCATTTGGCTTTTCCTCACTGGGGTTTTTACTAAATGATAACTGTAGACATTATACTATTTTGGATCATACTATAAGCTTTACTCATAGATctaaaatagtcaataatatatatcacggttctctccttatttttcccactgggttttcgaggagttttacgtgatgtatttaactataattatttctaagatTATCTTTACAGATATCTGGAACAATGAAAGAGCAATGATCAAAGctcaagggggagtgttatgaaacaacagggtgatctcatccatataaAAGGATGGATCGTAACCGAAGGCAACCGCGTCTTCCCTAGCCGCTCCTTGGCAACGGACGCGATGGTTCCCAACCATCGCGTCTCCGGTTGCCACCCCTTCCCCATCTATATTTTGTAccgcattgatcaataaagGATCCTGCTCATTCATTCCCTACATTCTTGTGTGCAATTCTCTCTCGCTCAATCCCTCTCGCTCAATCAATCTTATACACTTTCAACACATAGGAGTAATGACCATCAATAAATGAAAGAAATGTAACTCACGACCTGAAGGATGGTAGAGATTAAACTCAAAAAAGATGATATGGCTCAAGGCATATTGTTTATATAAGATACTATTAGATTCTCCATGCTTTGCAGCAGGAATTATTAAGTAATctttaaatacatatatttttttttgtcaacaatCGAACTAGGAGTACAAaggttattagttattaacaacaatTAAAGGTGGTTTGAAAAATCCATATTTAgagataaataaatttaatagacTCTATAGGACGTTATAGATGAACTATTAGGACGtttgccaatatttgcattgcaAGAAATAAAAGATAGGAAAAAATACTAAAAAGTCAAGGTTTATTAGTACTAAtcaagaaacaaattaaatggTACCCCGTGCTTTGATGCGTATTATATGGATGAGTATATattaagtattataaaattatagatatgtTGAAATATTATGGAAATGATGTGAGGGTGGTAATTGAATATGTTGAATGAAAATTTGTAGAATTCAACAAATTGTAAATGATGTTACTACATGAGTTTTAATAAGcatccctccggttccataattcttgatgtttttaaaaatgttgaggtcaaagttgtataactttaAAACTATTTAGTTTAAAGACAGTAAatcaatattatattataaagtactataataaaaacaaaaataattaattgattacatatattataatagaaaaacataatcAAATATAGTATATCTTTCGAAGACCGTGCGATTATTCAAAAcattaaaaattatgaaactGGAGAGAGTAATTATTGCTGGTGAATAATGATGGGTCATGTTTTCATGTACAGTTTTAGGTTTATCGGGAAGTAGTCAGATGGTTTTGGAGTTGATGAGAATTCTGTCAAACCGGAGGGTGTgaagtgaaaaaagaaaaaaatgaaaaaaaaggcctTCTCCAGTAGTGAAGCTCGTGCTGGAAATTTCCTAATATCCCCTACTTCCGATCTCAACGCCGGCATCGTCTCGCCGTGAACTCGCCaagacctccgccgccgccgccgccgcctcatctcCCAAGCTCCTCCGCGGCCGCGTGACGGGAAGCGGAGCGGGAAAAGGAGGATCCATCCGTCCGGTACACGAGctcctcgtcgacgccgccgggggagggagggagggggaggatgatCCTTCCGCTGGCGAAGCTGGGGACGCTGGCGCTGAAGACGATGTCGAAGCCGATAGCCATCCGCCTCAAGACGGAGGCCAGCCGCCACCCTCAGTTCCGCCAGCTCATCATCAACCTCGCCCAGGTGACGCGGGCCCccgcccatctccccctcctctcgtCTCCCCTTCCCCCCATTTTGTTCTTCGTTGTGCGCTTGGAAATCGTCAGGCCTTGTGAAAATTTAGCGGTAGAAATGCAGAATAGGATGTGGAGAGGATTTTGGCCGCCGAGGGTTTGGGGTTTCCCCGGCCTTGTGATCGCGTAGCGCAGTTTTACTACCCTCCGAGGAATGAAGGGTTTCGCCGTTGTGTGTCAAATCTTTGGCTAGGGTGAATGTTCTTTGATTGCTGAATTCTTTGTGATATACTTGTTCTTGTTTTTGAGCTGCTCCGCAATATCAGGTTATTTTGGCTAGCTTGTACATTTTCTTGCGGCCATTTCTTGACTTTGTTGATTGAGATACGCAGAATGGGATTCGTTATCAGAAAACTATGCATTGCTTCCAAATGAGAAGGGTAACTGTACTTATTAATGAGAAGTCTGAATCTGAAAAGTGCACTTTTAGTAAATATGCTAGTGATCGAACAATTCTGCTCACAATACCTCAGCTGTTACTTCTTTCTTTAACtacttcaaataacattttggCCACGAACTGGTTTTGTAGACAAATCATCGGGTCTCCACAAATATCCAGAGAAGAATATATGGCCATTCAACTAAGGTTGAGATTCGGCCTTTGAACGAGGAGAAAGCTGTTCAAGCTGCTGCTGATCTTATTGGGGAGCTCTTTGTTTTCTCGGTATTCACAATCATGTTTTCATCTTATTCTTTGCTGTTGTAATTTCGGCTTTCGATTTTTGCTTAAATTCTttaattttcaggtgatgattaTCTTAGTGTCAGGCAAACCGTACTTTTATGTGATTTCCATTTATAAAAAACTGGAAATATCCTCGAGACAAGTCTGTTTTTTTGTAGAAATAAAGAATGCATAAGAACATTTAGAAAATCTAGCCACATGTTATTTCAATGCATGTCTTTTTTGTAAAGTTTGCTGATTTTATTGGTTAACCATCACCTATGATCCCATGTCAAATTATGACAAATGTTGCCTTCCTGCATGCCTTCTATATAGTTTgctgttgttttatttttgccATTCACTAAACTTCAGCAACCCTTGTGTAGTAGGTTGCTGGGGCTGCTGTAATCTTTGAGGTGCAAAGAAGCGCAAGGTCCGAGGCCCGAAAAGAGGAGGCTCGTAGAAACGAAGTTGAGGTATAAGCTCTGGAATGTAAATAGTTTTGTAACTTGAGATGAGTTGTGTCTTCGCAGGGTAatggttttctttttgttaacGTCCACATATTTCATTTCAGTGACTATATTCATTTATGTATCTATAATCTATAAATAGGAgcccccccaaaaaaatcacATAGCTCATTGGTatatccaaacaaaaaattgtctGATGCAGCTATTCAATCTTAGGATTATTCTACCAAAtgttactaaaaaaattaatcagtTCAATGGCCTGGGAATAATTGGGGATGAATAGCTATTGTTTACATTGCTGAGAATCGTCAGGATAGCTCTAATATTTCAGTGAAGTCTTGCAAGTGATAACAAACAAGGCAATGCTTGGGCTATATCTTGGATACAGTTGTATTCTTGGAGTACACTCCAGTATAGGAGTTATTACATTCTAAATAATGTGTAGAAGGACTGTAGCGGCGAAGTGCTCTAATATTGGATGACAGCGATATAAGAGACACAAAGTGCTTACCTTTATTGTCTGAAGTTATAAATCAGTCAAATGTAAGTAGACTGTCTTGTCTGAAGTCTTGTAGTAATGATTCAATTATGGAGGATAGCAACTATTTGCAACAAATAATCATATGTAAACCTGTACTGCATTTTCACCAAACTGTTGCTATGAAAACCAAAAATACATTTATACCAAAGCTATGCTACACACCTTGCGGTACAGTAGCCCTAATGGGTTGTAAAAGGCCATAGCAAGCTGCAACCATACAGAGTGCTACAGACTTTGCCTGCAGTTAGTATCAGGCACTACACCTTAATTCTAAACCAGGGCTATTGTAGTGTTATCATGGCCTTTTCTGAACATTCAATAGGTATCAGATCTGTGAGCAATAATATGGCAGCAGGCcaactgttcttttttttcctctaaaattGGCCATTTATAGTTTTTGTTGCATTGCATATTTTTTGACCAATTTACATTTTGCATAAATAGTCTAGAATTTGATGTTTCAGCAATATCACGTCGTTGACTTGTTCTTTGCTgtttattttcattgttatgCTTTATATCATTCAATATGGACCAGCTTTGTGGATTGTCTTTTTCCTGTCCAAGCAAGTGACAGTTACCAGACAGATCTGTTTGGTGTATGCAGAAGAGGTAGTACTCTTCTCTCTGAAAAGGACAAGAGAACAGATAGCAGTCTGAAACACTGGAAATATGCCTTAGGTTGTGGCTTTGTGAAAACCAGAGATGAATGAAACAGAATCAAATCCAAGAGTAATGTATTGCTATGGAATCCCATAAATCCCAAGTGGAAATGAAATTCCTATATGTACCATATGAAACTGAAGTCTCTGCAACAAAAACTCACTATCAATAGGTGTTGACCAGAGAACATTTGATGTCAACATTATCTTCAATGTGCATGAGTGGCTCTGGTTAGACAATGCATTGCAGTAGCATGTATTCATAAATCATCTGGCCTTTGACTCCAGTTGTTAATGTGCTTTGCCATTATGTGACCGTATATCTTCAGTCTTGCTGTTGGTGATGTTATTGACTTGTGTTGCTATTTTTTGTCGATTATTTCTATCATTTTatgagtttgaaaaaaaaacatttattttgTAGGCGTTGAGGCAAAAGGAGGATCAGTTGGCTCGGGAGATAGAGATTGTGAAGCAGAAACTTGGCGAGATAGAGCGCCAAGCTAATTCTCGAGGTCTCTCTGGAGTTCTTTTCAGAAGCAGCAGTGCTCCAGACCAAACAAAGGCCTCATGAGTTTGATTAACTAGGACAAAGGCAAGACTTCAATGGCAGCATCACAACCAAGTTAATCGATTACTGTCCTGCATTGCTTGTGATATTGCACATGGATGTGCAGATTTTTGAAGCACACATCTTGTagcttgtgtttttcctgccaATCACCATGGGAATGGGCCCATAGCTTGAGGTTTCGAACAACTTGTCGTATTTGAGGCTATTTTAACTCGAAAGCGTTGGAGAGCAGTTCCAAGAAGGGAACATCTGGCAAGTGCAAAGCAGAATTGTGCTATGTGTATGTTGTCTGGCAATTCTTGCGAGTTGTCAACTTGCATCATAAGATAACTGTATGCCATGAACTTGTCAACATGGGAAGCAGATTGCTGCCAAAGTACTTCTGGTTTGTAACTCGATCATGTTCATATCAGTGTATTACAAGGTAAATTATGCCTTCCCTACATAGGTAGCTGCTTTCGCAAAATATTCAGAAAAATAATAGGGTGTCAAATACCAATATGATTAAGAATTGCCATGAGAAATCGAAGTCCAGATAAATACAGGCTGCTATGGCCTTCTGCACTATTGATAACCTTGCACCAACTAAAACCTAAACCCACCTAAAAGGCTGCTGTTGCATGTTTGGTTGGCACTCACATAATTTGGTTGCAACAATTGCTTATCTTTTAGCTATCTTAATTAGTTGCTTTTCTGATAGGAATCAACATATTAGTTAGGCCATTAGCTCCCATAGCTTGCAACCATCACAATAGAATACCCCATGGCCTATGGGCCTTCAAGAAAAAAAGCATTTCATAATCCAAAAAAGATGCAAAAGGATGCCTTTGTATACGACATTGATGAGACAAGCAATACAGATTGCAAAAGTCCAATTTGATTAAGAAAGGTATCAAGGACTCTCAACAACTAATTGTACTGGAAAGACAAAAAAGTAAAAGGTAGTAGCTACAGAGTAAATAAtaatcataatatatatatctgaaCCAACCAAAGAACACTTTTGTAAGAATCATCAGAGGTAGTACTCAAGAAGCACTGAGCTGAATATTTCAGACCCAGCAAATTTTGTAACCCAAACTGCATCTAATCTGCAACACACAAACATAACACAACACACACTGTAAAAATAATACAGGTTTCCTGCGGAATACGCCAATCTTGCTGTTTATCACTCATAGGATCCAGCAACTCCTCTGCTTCCTggtgttcttcttcttcggctTTGGCGGGCAAAGTACAACTTTGATCGCCGAGTCGAATACTGATTTCACATTCTGTTCATCAAGATATCAATCACCATTAAAAccgatacaatttttttttcttgaatacgCATGAGATCTgcgtatcatttcattaagagagaaaaaaaaaacacgagaaGGGGAGCTGAAAAGTCCCCCACTCACCCCAAAACACATACAAGGCTTACACTTATACTATAGCAAATTATGAGGACAGTTTCAGATATATAATAAGTATGTACTTGGTTCCCGTTGCTTCTATATTATCTAACCGGCTTTGGACTACCTAAAAGTAGCACCAGCTTGGTCCATACTATATATAATGCTGTGTGGATGAACAATGTCAGGTAGCAATATCTCTGAACTAACAAACTAAATCCATGAATGGTACAGTACTGTTATACCAACTCGTCCATGTTCTTCATACCTGCTGCGTCTTGGAGCTGCATTCGATGTACGCCGCAGCACCTATCATCCTCTTCAGCTCCTCCCCCTGTTCATGTACAGCAGCAGGAAGGGCTCAGTTGCTGTCATACCAAATTCTGATCTTAATGTGCAAGATTGCAAAAGGTGATTATTGTGTTGTGCACATGAACTGAAACGTAGAAAAACTTGAGCATATGCCTCTCATATTGGGTGGAGTATATGATACTTGTGGATTTCGATCACGTATCGCTTTTGCGTTGCGAATTGTTATGTTTTTAAGTTGAACTGACCTGTGCAGTGGAAATAGGTGCTAGACCAGGGTGGTCCAGGAAGAACTGCTTGTCCTCACGCAAGTCTGCAAGTATTCGGTTCTTATCAGATTTTGTTGCCAatgttttttcttctgtttgtAAAAAATGCCAGGTCATCTTACCAAGCTTGGTTCCAACTAATACGATTGGCACATTAGGAGCATAATGCCTCAGCTCTGGTATCCACTGCTCAACATGGGGGGAAATGATTTGTCAAAATTAGGAGAAAGTATTAGGGAGAAAATCAAAGAGTAGTTTTGTAGTTGAGTAATGTGTAACCTTCTTGTGAATATTCTCATAGCTCGCTTTGCTGATGAGGGAAAATGCTAGTAAAAAGACATCAGCTCCTCTGTAGCTGAGAGGCCTCAGCCTATTGTAATCCTCTTGTCCTGTAAAGGCCAACAATTAGTTGTCAGAAAATACAGATTCGATTTCCTCAACGCGGAGAAGGTTGTATATTTGTTTtgctatttaaaaaaaaacaattgaaacTGATACAGTTTTTTCATTAATTAGATCACCTGGTTTTTTGTATGATATGCTGATAACTACAGAATCTAAAGTAGTATTCGCAGAGGGAAAATCTGAATATACTATGGACATGTACTATGTGTCATTACAAGAAAACTAGCATCAAGTGCAGGGGCAatgaaaatccaaaaaaaatagcatGCCATGATAAAATCTATAAAATTGGACTTCTCTTCTAAATCAGTTATACTactaaacaaaaataaaaaacagaaCATTGAAGCATGCAGACaaatgtgcaacttttttttcctgaaatccAACACATACCAGCAGTATCCCAGAGCCCAAGGTTCACCGTGTTGCCGTCGACGACCACGTTGGCGCTGAAGTTGTCGAAAACCGTCGGCACATAATCCTAACCCCAAAAGGAGAAAGAACCAACCATGAGAAAAGCCTCAAGATTCAGCAGAAGCCAAGAACAAGAACACCATGGAGCTCAGCTCACCGTGGGGAAAGTGTTGCTGGTGTAGGAGATGAGCATGCATGTCTTgccgacggcgccgtcgccgacggtgACGCACTTGATGAACCTCGCCGTGCTCATATCGTCAACAAGCTCTTCTTAATTTGCCCCTGAAAACTTGTTCTTGGTTGGGTTTGGTGGTGAACTGGTGGTAGTGATGGTCCTGATGGATGGGTGGGCAAGAGGAATgggcaatatatatatgtactaacTGCTACTGCTACCTTGTACCCGGTTGTCTGAAACGGCCTTGACAATTACTCAAAGGATGCTGGGGATAAAAGGAAGACAGATTGGACTTAGTGGGCATTCTGTTGGGATGGTTAGTGATTAGTGCTGTGGTGTCTCAGCTCACTATCAATCAGAGCTCATGTGTAATCTTTGGAATGAGCGGCAGTGCAGGCGGATGaagcagatgatgatgatgatgggggGTTTTGTGCATGCTTGCTTCACACCGCTAGATGGTCCCCACCAAATCGGCCTTCAAATGACGCGCGTAATAATGTTTTGATATGGCACAAGTGATCATTAGTTTATAAGCAATAGGGGTTGGGGGTTGcgtcttaactaaaccataaaCCATGTAGTGATAACCCCCAAGAGAATTGGGTTAAAATACATATGGTTTATGATGAATGAAGCTTcttttattaagaaaaaaaaacacaaggcAACCCTCGAACCCTCTTACAGGATGAATGAGGGTTTTTAATACTCGAAAAGGTACCACAAGTTAACACGCgaatttatagttttttttctattttggcACCTTAATATTGTTAGAGAAATTCTATGATTTATTATTGGCAAGCGTTCAATTCTATGATACATGATTTATCATCGATAAACACAAGGCCTATAATATGCCTAAGGGTGCATTTGGAAGAGAAGGCTGGGAACTTCTCCCCCGCACATCTAAAACAGGGTGGTTTATTAGTGTATGtctgtatgattaattaatattagaaaaaaaacttgaaaaagggATTAGTATGATTTTAGCTTTCTTATCGAACCTTTTTACAataaacgcaccgtttagcctCGTTTTGCACGCACACGCTTCCTAAGCTGTTAAATACTATTAATTAAatagtgtgattttttttaaaagaaaatataggaaagttactttaaaaaaattatattaattcactttttaagatttttcagctaatatttaattaattatatgataaTGAGTTACCGCGTTTTCTATGTGGGGAGAAGTTTCCAACTCCtcccaaacacaccctaaatggTTTTCTTCCCCTTTTGCTATTGCCATCCGTTAACCTCCACTAGctctttggttttttttttcataatgcCAAAAAATACATTAAAGAGATTTGCAACATCTACTGCTATTTTACAGCCGGCCGCAAATAAATCAACTAAATCTACTATTATTTCAATGTTaatgaaaaagaaactaattgAATCTTGGCTTGCTTAGTACATGTTACATTTTTAGGGGCAAAATGTTCATTTAGTAGGGGCTAATGGAGGTGAACTAATGGTTAAATGGCGGCAATtgcaaaaagagaagaaaaacactTGGATAATGACATATTTATAGAGCTAGTGTTTGTTAATGGCAAATCCTAGAATTTCTCTTATTATTAAGATACTCAGAGGTAAAGCAAATTAATAACACCAAGTGGGACATCCACAATACCTCTTCAACAACCATGAAAAAACTAGACAAAATAGTCATTTTAGTTTTTTGTCCTTCTTCATGAGGGTGATTGCACATTGCCCTTAGGTATTGTAAACAAGAGGGGAGATCTGTGATGGTAttgttttgttgttaataaTGAAGATGAATTCAAATCCACTACTCTATATCAAGGTTAATAATTActtataactatttttttcctaCGATTAAGCATGACGAACAAGACATTAATTCCCAAGCTTGCAAGCCAAGTTGGGTTAGCTTAAGGATCCCAAATCCTTAGAAAAAGGTCTATATGACACCATATTAAACAAATTTAAGGAATCAATCAAATTTACGATCTTATCGGACGGAAAATCAATAACTtaaattaagagtaaattttacgaaactacagatacttggatcaaattatcacaaaactacagatttaagaatgtgtatcacaaaactatagatttagcgTCAAACTTTTCACGGAACTACAGCTTTAATGCaccatatcacaaaactacagatttagtgatgAATTTATCAAAAAACTACATATTCTAGAGTTTAGATCATAgtactattatttatttaaagttataaaatttgtagttttgtgacaaaatagtttttaaatgtgtagttttgtgataaaatagttgttaaatatatagttttgtgatataataccttaaatctgtagttccaTAATAAATTTGATattctgtagttttgtgaaacatattcttaaatttgtagttttgtgatagtttgatcaatgtatctgtagtttttttaaatttactcATTAAGAGTTAATTAATCTCCCCATTTTTTATATAGTGCTAATATAAAAAAGACTTACATAAATacatttttccaatatttttataaGTACACAAGTACAAAATCCGAAACGTAACCTATAGCTAGAACAAAAACCCATATGCTCCTCATATgcctatatatgcatgcataaacTCATTCCAAAACCCAACAATTAATTGTATGTACTGCATATGCTGGGTAAAGTTGATACATGCATATCAGGATATAaatttcctctctcttctctgttcACTTTTCTGATGCATTCTGCATTTTTCGCTGACTAacacagcacagcacagcacaaCAGTACAACCAGTGGATATATGAGGTAGCTTGGCCGGC
This region includes:
- the LOC127763240 gene encoding rac-like GTP-binding protein 7 translates to MSTARFIKCVTVGDGAVGKTCMLISYTSNTFPTDYVPTVFDNFSANVVVDGNTVNLGLWDTAGQEDYNRLRPLSYRGADVFLLAFSLISKASYENIHKKWIPELRHYAPNVPIVLVGTKLDLREDKQFFLDHPGLAPISTAQGEELKRMIGAAAYIECSSKTQQNVKSVFDSAIKVVLCPPKPKKKNTRKQRSCWIL
- the LOC127763242 gene encoding OPA3-like protein; this encodes MILPLAKLGTLALKTMSKPIAIRLKTEASRHPQFRQLIINLAQTNHRVSTNIQRRIYGHSTKVEIRPLNEEKAVQAAADLIGELFVFSVAGAAVIFEVQRSARSEARKEEARRNEVEALRQKEDQLAREIEIVKQKLGEIERQANSRGLSGVLFRSSSAPDQTKAS